A DNA window from Thermoanaerobaculia bacterium contains the following coding sequences:
- the ftsY gene encoding signal recognition particle-docking protein FtsY encodes MAETASGFFSKIKRGLFMTHTEILERIEGAVKEKLGYDASVLETLEEALIAADVGAETAGNLVAGVAARARRYRPEDLPKLRVLLKEEIDGLLATAPRERVPESRPEVVFIVGVNGTGKTTTAAKLAARDIAAGKRVILAAADTFRAAAIEQLQTWGERIGAPVVKHAEGSDPAAVVHDAIAAARARHADVLYVDTAGRLHTKFNLMEELAKMRRVAGREIPGAPHRCLLVLDATTGGNGLAQAKKFVDAAGVTGVVLTKLDGTAKGGVVLAILRELGIPVVAVGVGEGKDDLVPFDAKDFAAALLDE; translated from the coding sequence ATGGCCGAGACGGCCTCGGGATTCTTCTCCAAGATCAAGCGCGGGCTCTTCATGACGCACACCGAGATCCTCGAGAGGATCGAGGGAGCGGTCAAGGAGAAGCTCGGATACGACGCGTCGGTCCTCGAGACGCTCGAGGAGGCCCTGATCGCCGCGGACGTCGGCGCCGAGACGGCCGGAAATCTCGTCGCCGGCGTCGCCGCGCGGGCCCGACGATACCGTCCCGAGGACCTGCCGAAGCTGCGGGTGCTCCTCAAGGAGGAGATCGACGGGCTGCTCGCGACGGCCCCGCGCGAGCGGGTACCGGAGAGCCGCCCCGAGGTCGTGTTCATCGTCGGCGTGAACGGCACCGGCAAGACGACGACCGCGGCGAAGCTCGCCGCGCGCGACATCGCGGCGGGCAAACGCGTGATCCTCGCCGCCGCCGACACCTTCCGGGCCGCCGCGATCGAGCAGCTCCAGACGTGGGGAGAGCGGATCGGCGCCCCGGTCGTCAAGCACGCCGAAGGATCCGACCCGGCGGCGGTGGTTCACGACGCGATCGCGGCGGCCCGCGCGCGCCACGCGGACGTCCTCTACGTCGACACGGCCGGCCGGCTGCACACGAAGTTCAACCTCATGGAAGAGCTCGCCAAGATGCGGCGGGTGGCCGGGCGCGAGATCCCCGGCGCTCCCCACCGTTGCCTGCTCGTCCTCGACGCGACGACGGGGGGGAACGGGCTCGCGCAGGCGAAGAAGTTCGTCGACGCCGCGGGAGTGACGGGAGTCGTGCTGACGAAGCTCGACGGGACGGCCAAAGGGGGAGTGGTGCTCGCGATCCTGCGCGAGCTCGGCATTCCGGTCGTGGCCGTGGGAGTGGGAGAAGGGAAGGACGATCTCGTGCCCTTCGACGCGAAGGACTTCGCGGCCGCCCTCCTCGACGAATGA
- the ribD gene encoding bifunctional diaminohydroxyphosphoribosylaminopyrimidine deaminase/5-amino-6-(5-phosphoribosylamino)uracil reductase RibD — protein MTAADEAWMRRALAIGERGRYSTSPNPMVGAVLVRGGRLVAEGWHRRAGGPHAEIEALARAGTRARGATLYVTLEPCSHEGRTGPCADAIVRAGVARVVAARRDPNPRVAGRGLRRLRAAGIRVTTGVLRREAALQNERFDVWVTGGRPFVLAKVAATLDGRIADFRGRSRWISGTEARRRSLAWREEFDAILVGAATAERDGSRLTRRLGWNRTTAHRRIVLDGAFRVSESLPLFRTKGAEVWTASRGGAAKERRLAARGVRVVRLPPARQGGGVDLGAALRRLGAEGVTGLVVEGGTRTLTAFHSAGLIDRWAFFFAPTLLGGIGAWPILGGEGVPLARARSLSAVTVSALGSDLLVTGRCVARRG, from the coding sequence ATGACGGCGGCGGACGAGGCCTGGATGCGCCGCGCGCTGGCGATCGGGGAGCGGGGACGGTACTCGACCTCCCCGAACCCGATGGTCGGCGCCGTCCTGGTCCGGGGCGGGCGGCTCGTCGCCGAGGGATGGCACCGGCGCGCCGGAGGGCCGCACGCCGAGATCGAGGCGCTCGCGCGAGCGGGAACGCGGGCCCGGGGCGCGACGCTCTACGTGACGCTCGAGCCCTGTTCGCACGAAGGCCGGACGGGTCCCTGCGCGGACGCGATCGTGCGGGCCGGGGTCGCCCGCGTCGTCGCGGCGCGGCGCGATCCGAATCCGCGCGTCGCCGGCCGCGGGCTGCGGCGGCTCCGGGCGGCGGGCATCCGCGTCACGACCGGCGTTCTCCGCCGCGAGGCGGCTCTCCAGAACGAGCGGTTCGACGTCTGGGTGACGGGAGGGCGGCCGTTCGTGCTCGCGAAGGTCGCCGCGACGCTCGACGGGCGGATCGCGGATTTCCGAGGCCGGTCGAGATGGATCAGCGGGACGGAGGCCCGCCGCCGGTCGCTCGCCTGGCGGGAGGAGTTCGACGCGATCCTCGTGGGCGCCGCGACGGCGGAGCGCGACGGCTCGCGGCTGACCCGGCGTCTCGGGTGGAATCGGACGACGGCGCACCGGCGCATCGTCCTCGACGGCGCCTTCCGCGTCTCCGAATCGCTGCCGCTCTTTCGAACGAAGGGGGCGGAGGTCTGGACCGCGTCCCGCGGGGGCGCGGCGAAGGAGCGCCGGCTCGCGGCCCGCGGAGTTCGGGTCGTGCGCCTGCCGCCGGCGCGGCAGGGAGGAGGAGTAGACCTCGGGGCGGCGCTGCGCAGGCTCGGCGCGGAGGGGGTGACGGGGCTGGTCGTCGAAGGGGGGACGCGGACGCTGACCGCGTTCCACTCCGCCGGGCTGATCGATCGGTGGGCGTTCTTCTTCGCGCCCACGCTCCTCGGCGGGATCGGCGCATGGCCGATCCTCGGCGGGGAAGGGGTGCCTCTGGCGCGGGCGCGGAGCCTGTCGGCGGTGACCGTATCGGCTCTCGGCTCGGATCTCCTGGTCACCGGCCGCTGCGTGGCGAGGAGGGGTTAG
- a CDS encoding riboflavin synthase — MFSGIVAATGRVEKIDASPAGARLVVRPGGRFGRFRRGESISVSGACLTALGDSALFRADLSPETLAKTTLGELGKGDAVNLERAVRLADRLSGHLVSGHVDGLARLTSIEAEGDSRIFTFAPPAELARFVIEKGSVALDGISLTAIRVRRGRFSVAVIPHTLRATTLRDRRPGDRLNFEADMIGRWVESLLRP, encoded by the coding sequence ATGTTTTCCGGAATCGTCGCCGCGACCGGCCGGGTCGAAAAGATCGACGCCTCTCCCGCGGGCGCTCGCCTCGTCGTCCGCCCCGGAGGCCGGTTCGGAAGGTTCCGGCGCGGCGAGAGCATCTCGGTCTCGGGGGCGTGCCTGACGGCCCTGGGCGATTCCGCGCTCTTCCGCGCGGATCTCTCGCCCGAGACGCTCGCGAAGACGACCCTCGGCGAGCTGGGCAAGGGCGACGCGGTCAATCTGGAGCGCGCCGTGCGGCTGGCGGACCGCCTCTCCGGCCATCTCGTGTCGGGCCACGTGGACGGCCTCGCGCGGCTCACGTCGATCGAAGCGGAGGGGGACTCCCGGATCTTCACGTTCGCGCCCCCTGCGGAGCTGGCGCGGTTCGTGATCGAGAAGGGGTCTGTCGCGCTCGACGGCATTTCGCTGACGGCGATCCGGGTTCGCCGCGGGCGCTTCTCGGTCGCGGTCATTCCGCACACGCTCCGGGCGACGACCCTCCGCGATCGCCGGCCCGGCGACCGGCTCAATTTCGAGGCGGACATGATCGGACGCTGGGTCGAATCCCTGCTCCGGCCGTGA